In the Kribbella sp. NBC_00482 genome, one interval contains:
- a CDS encoding S8 family serine peptidase encodes MTRKRPAIVVATALIAACAGVPVLVNAASASQSATNPATSTTADPEVKRSGTGSYIVQLDDSPVAEYAGGIAGLAATKVVPGGKLLKTAAPVVDYVKHLAGERDQVIAKVPGVKKLYDYSYTYAGFSAEMSYDDAVKLAKSSGVKSVEPNEIEHADTVDTPRFLGLSGKGGAWQQAGGIDKAGDGVIIGMIDSGYVPERASFAPMKTTKQSDAIVAKKWKGTCQAGEEAPVTCNNKVIGARYFDKGIGTRPIPDEFKSPRDYGGHGTHTASTAAGNYGVDMTVMGRDYGKGSGMAPHARLAIYKALWAVDAAGGGSGTDADIVAAIDAAVSDGVDVINYSISGSGSTYVNATGLAFLRAAKAGVFVATSAGNTGPGEATVGKTYPWVTSVANGTHDRDIQTTVTLGDGKSYTGAGIGSGTPQTPVVLAKDAGLPNADPANLALCQAGTLDPAKATGKIVVCDRGGNARVDKSLQVKNAGGVGMILLNITPGTLDSDLHSVPTVHLDDKAAPAVKAYVSGTTNPTATISPGTAVRVNAPKVASSSSRGPSPAGNGDLLKPDIMAPGTNVLAATTAFSAAGGEYAFMSGTSMSTPHIAGIAAVLKSKHPTWSPMAIKSAMMTTATDKDTSGKPIQNDSGSQANPFGYGAGEVQPKLGMDPGLVYDSTYTDWTKFVCGSGQVPSTHELCANGKIDLSDLNYPTIAIGDLAGKQTVTRTVTNVGKVPEVYFPKVEGLKGLKVTVTPRILITLPGRSTTYKVTIENNGAPLEQYAFGRLVWKSVKHTVASTVAIKPLTVKAPVQVNGTGTAGSVQVPVTAGYAGTLETTAVGLNPATVGEAALKNPGGVSFPTTAPKANDHVAKFTANVPAGTTYARFSTFDADYPAGTDLDVFVYKAGTTTLLGSSTGGSAEEEVNLSQPAGGQVDVYVDLFAGANEQQVKLDHWELQKAEGNLTVTPASQPVTVAGQTAVTASWTGLTAGTRYLGQLHFTDGADGSGSTVVRVDS; translated from the coding sequence GTGACCCGCAAACGCCCGGCGATCGTCGTCGCCACCGCACTGATCGCCGCTTGCGCCGGAGTACCCGTGCTGGTGAACGCCGCGAGCGCCAGCCAGTCGGCCACAAACCCGGCAACAAGCACGACCGCCGATCCGGAGGTCAAGCGCTCCGGCACCGGCTCGTACATCGTCCAGCTCGACGACTCGCCGGTCGCCGAGTACGCCGGCGGTATCGCCGGTCTTGCTGCCACCAAGGTGGTGCCGGGCGGCAAGCTGCTGAAGACCGCGGCGCCGGTCGTTGACTACGTCAAGCATCTCGCCGGCGAGCGCGACCAGGTCATCGCGAAGGTCCCGGGCGTCAAGAAGCTCTACGACTACAGCTACACGTACGCCGGATTCTCCGCCGAGATGTCGTACGACGACGCGGTCAAGCTGGCCAAGTCGTCGGGGGTGAAGAGCGTCGAGCCGAACGAGATCGAGCACGCCGACACCGTCGACACCCCGCGTTTCCTCGGGCTGTCCGGCAAGGGCGGCGCCTGGCAGCAGGCGGGCGGTATCGACAAGGCCGGCGACGGCGTGATCATCGGCATGATCGACTCCGGGTACGTCCCGGAGCGGGCGAGCTTCGCGCCGATGAAGACCACGAAGCAGTCCGACGCGATCGTGGCGAAGAAGTGGAAGGGCACCTGCCAGGCCGGCGAGGAGGCGCCCGTCACCTGCAACAACAAGGTGATCGGCGCCCGGTACTTCGACAAGGGCATCGGCACCCGCCCGATCCCGGACGAGTTCAAGTCGCCCCGTGACTACGGCGGCCACGGCACGCACACCGCGAGCACCGCGGCCGGTAACTACGGCGTCGACATGACCGTGATGGGCCGCGACTACGGCAAGGGCTCCGGTATGGCGCCGCACGCCCGCCTCGCGATCTACAAGGCGCTGTGGGCGGTCGACGCGGCCGGCGGCGGCAGCGGTACCGACGCCGACATCGTGGCCGCGATCGACGCCGCGGTGTCCGACGGCGTCGACGTCATCAACTACTCGATCTCCGGCAGCGGATCGACGTACGTGAACGCCACCGGTCTCGCGTTCCTGCGGGCGGCCAAGGCGGGCGTGTTCGTCGCGACCAGCGCCGGTAACACCGGTCCGGGCGAGGCGACCGTCGGCAAGACGTACCCCTGGGTCACGTCGGTTGCCAACGGCACCCATGACCGTGACATCCAGACCACCGTGACGCTCGGCGACGGCAAGTCGTACACCGGTGCAGGCATCGGTTCCGGTACGCCGCAGACGCCGGTCGTCCTGGCCAAGGACGCGGGCCTGCCCAACGCCGACCCGGCCAACCTGGCCCTCTGCCAGGCGGGCACGCTCGACCCGGCGAAGGCCACCGGCAAGATCGTGGTCTGTGACCGCGGCGGGAACGCCCGCGTCGACAAGAGCCTGCAGGTGAAGAACGCGGGCGGGGTCGGCATGATCCTGCTGAACATCACCCCGGGCACGCTGGACTCCGACCTGCACTCGGTCCCGACGGTCCACCTCGACGACAAGGCCGCGCCCGCGGTCAAGGCGTACGTGAGCGGCACGACCAACCCGACTGCGACGATCAGCCCCGGTACGGCGGTCCGTGTCAACGCCCCGAAGGTGGCCAGCTCCTCCAGCCGTGGCCCGTCCCCGGCCGGGAACGGGGACCTGCTCAAGCCGGACATCATGGCGCCGGGCACCAACGTGCTGGCCGCGACGACCGCGTTCAGCGCGGCCGGTGGCGAGTACGCGTTCATGAGCGGTACGTCGATGTCCACGCCGCATATCGCCGGGATCGCGGCGGTGCTGAAGAGCAAGCACCCGACCTGGTCCCCGATGGCGATCAAGTCGGCGATGATGACGACCGCTACCGACAAGGACACCAGCGGCAAGCCGATCCAGAACGACTCCGGCTCGCAGGCGAACCCGTTCGGGTACGGCGCCGGCGAAGTGCAGCCGAAGCTCGGCATGGACCCGGGCCTGGTCTACGACTCGACGTACACCGACTGGACGAAGTTCGTCTGCGGCTCCGGTCAGGTGCCCAGCACGCACGAGCTGTGCGCGAACGGCAAGATCGACCTCAGCGACCTGAACTACCCGACGATCGCGATCGGCGACCTGGCCGGCAAGCAGACCGTGACCCGGACCGTGACGAACGTCGGCAAGGTCCCGGAGGTCTACTTCCCGAAGGTCGAGGGCCTCAAGGGCCTGAAGGTGACCGTGACGCCGCGGATCCTGATCACGCTCCCGGGCCGCAGCACGACGTACAAGGTCACGATCGAGAACAACGGCGCTCCGCTCGAGCAGTACGCGTTCGGCCGCTTGGTGTGGAAGTCGGTGAAGCACACCGTGGCCAGCACGGTGGCGATCAAGCCGCTGACGGTGAAGGCGCCGGTCCAGGTCAACGGCACCGGCACCGCCGGTTCGGTGCAGGTTCCGGTCACGGCCGGGTACGCCGGAACGCTCGAGACCACCGCGGTGGGCCTGAACCCGGCCACGGTCGGCGAGGCCGCGCTGAAGAACCCGGGTGGCGTGTCGTTCCCGACGACCGCGCCGAAGGCCAACGACCACGTCGCGAAGTTCACCGCGAATGTTCCGGCCGGTACTACGTACGCCCGGTTCTCGACGTTCGACGCGGACTACCCGGCCGGCACCGACCTGGACGTGTTCGTTTACAAGGCCGGTACGACGACTCTGCTCGGCAGCAGCACCGGTGGCTCCGCTGAGGAAGAGGTGAACCTGTCGCAGCCCGCAGGTGGTCAGGTGGACGTGTACGTCGACCTGTTCGCCGGGGCGAACGAGCAGCAGGTCAAACTCGACCACTGGGAGCTGCAGAAGGCAGAAGGCAACCTGACCGTCACACCGGCCAGCCAGCCGGTGACAGTCGCCGGCCAGACGGCAGTGACTGCCAGCTGGACCGGACTGACTGCCGGCACCAGGTACCTGGGCCAACTGCACTTCACCGACGGAGCTGATGGCTCCGGCTCCACCGTCGTACGCGTAGACAGCTGA
- a CDS encoding SigE family RNA polymerase sigma factor yields the protein MVSIGRPAPAQAAVSALYQQHWAGLVRLAVLMVDDRQAAEDVVQEAFAELYRRWPLRGPDAALAYLRTAVVNRSRSVLRRRKVARLYIPPHQAPNASAESAVVLSEERTQVQQALQGLPRRMREVLVLRYYLDLPFAEIAQILGISESSARATSSRGLAVLTERLEELR from the coding sequence ATGGTGAGCATCGGACGCCCGGCGCCTGCACAGGCGGCCGTGTCGGCGCTTTACCAGCAGCACTGGGCCGGACTGGTCCGGCTGGCGGTGCTGATGGTGGACGACCGGCAGGCGGCGGAAGACGTCGTACAGGAGGCTTTTGCCGAGCTGTACCGGCGCTGGCCGTTGCGGGGGCCCGATGCGGCCCTGGCGTACCTGCGGACGGCGGTTGTGAATCGCAGCCGGTCGGTACTGCGACGACGCAAGGTCGCGCGGTTGTACATCCCACCGCACCAGGCGCCGAACGCCTCCGCCGAGAGCGCCGTCGTACTGAGCGAGGAACGGACCCAGGTACAGCAGGCGCTCCAGGGACTGCCGCGGCGGATGCGCGAGGTCCTCGTCCTGCGCTACTACCTCGATCTCCCCTTCGCCGAGATCGCCCAGATTCTCGGGATCAGCGAGTCCTCCGCCCGCGCCACGTCGTCGCGCGGTCTCGCCGTCCTGACCGAACGCCTCGAGGAACTCCGATGA
- the lepA gene encoding translation elongation factor 4 — MPVGPTKVPQPGRTDPTLIRNFCIIAHIDHGKSTLADRMLQITGVVDGRQMRAQYLDRMDIERERGITIKSQAVRLPYAPKPDTPGGLLAPDGTTYILNMIDTPGHVDFTYEVSRSLEACEGAVLLVDAAQGIEAQTLANLYLALNADLHIIPVLNKIDLPSAQPEKYAAELAHIIGCDPSDVLKVSAKTGEGVEELLSEIVAQVEPPKGVKDAPPRALIFDSVYDTYRGVVTYVRVVDGELTHRDRIKMMSSGAVHEMLEVGVISPEPMKSPSIGVGEVGYLITGVKDVRQSRVGDTVTAAVHGATEALGGYKHPQPMVYSGLFPIDGDDYPTLRDALERLQLNDAALQYEPETSGALGFGFRCGFLGLLHMEIVRERLEREFDLDLISTAPNVVYRIEMEDGKEYVVTNPSEFPEGKIADIYEPVVKATILSPKDFIGVIMELCQTKRGNLQGMEYLSEDRVELRYTLPLAEIVFDFFDQLKSKTKGYASLDYEPTGEQTAALVKVDILLQGETVDAFSAIVHKDNAYSYGVALAGKLKELIPRQQFEVPIQAAIGSRVIARESIRAIRKDVLAKCYGGDITRKRKLLEKQKEGKKRMKMVGRVEVPQEAFIAALRTSESGEKAGKK, encoded by the coding sequence GTGCCCGTTGGCCCCACGAAAGTGCCGCAGCCGGGTCGCACCGACCCGACGCTGATCCGGAACTTCTGCATCATCGCCCATATCGACCACGGCAAATCGACGCTGGCCGATCGGATGCTGCAGATCACCGGTGTCGTCGATGGCCGTCAGATGCGGGCGCAGTACCTGGACCGGATGGACATCGAGCGGGAACGCGGCATCACGATCAAGTCGCAGGCGGTCCGGCTCCCGTACGCGCCGAAGCCTGACACCCCGGGCGGTCTGCTGGCCCCGGACGGTACGACGTACATCCTGAACATGATCGACACACCGGGCCACGTGGACTTCACGTACGAGGTCTCCCGGTCGCTCGAGGCGTGTGAAGGCGCCGTTCTGCTGGTCGACGCCGCGCAGGGGATCGAGGCGCAGACGCTGGCGAACCTGTACCTCGCGCTGAACGCCGACCTGCACATCATCCCGGTGCTGAACAAGATCGACCTGCCGAGCGCACAGCCGGAGAAGTACGCCGCGGAGCTCGCGCACATCATCGGGTGCGACCCGTCCGACGTGCTCAAGGTGTCCGCCAAGACCGGTGAGGGCGTCGAGGAGCTGCTCAGCGAGATCGTCGCCCAGGTCGAGCCGCCGAAGGGCGTGAAGGACGCACCGCCGCGGGCCTTGATCTTCGACTCGGTCTACGACACGTACCGCGGCGTGGTCACCTACGTCCGGGTGGTCGACGGCGAGCTGACCCACCGGGACCGGATCAAGATGATGTCGTCCGGCGCGGTGCACGAGATGCTCGAGGTCGGTGTCATCTCACCCGAGCCGATGAAGTCGCCGAGCATCGGCGTCGGCGAGGTCGGTTACCTGATCACCGGTGTGAAGGACGTTCGCCAGTCCCGGGTCGGTGACACCGTCACGGCCGCCGTCCATGGTGCGACCGAGGCTCTCGGCGGCTACAAGCACCCCCAGCCGATGGTGTACTCCGGCCTGTTCCCGATCGACGGCGACGACTATCCGACGCTGCGCGACGCGCTGGAGCGGCTGCAGCTGAACGACGCGGCCCTGCAGTACGAGCCGGAGACGTCCGGGGCGCTCGGGTTCGGGTTCCGCTGCGGCTTCCTCGGCCTGCTGCACATGGAGATCGTCCGCGAGCGGCTCGAGCGCGAGTTCGACCTGGACCTGATCTCGACGGCGCCGAACGTGGTCTACCGGATCGAGATGGAGGACGGCAAGGAGTACGTCGTCACCAACCCGAGCGAGTTCCCCGAAGGCAAGATCGCCGACATCTACGAGCCGGTGGTCAAGGCGACGATCCTCAGCCCGAAGGACTTCATCGGCGTCATCATGGAGCTGTGCCAGACCAAGCGGGGCAACCTGCAGGGGATGGAGTACCTGTCCGAGGACCGGGTCGAGCTCCGCTACACGCTGCCGCTGGCCGAGATCGTCTTCGACTTCTTCGACCAGCTCAAGTCCAAGACCAAGGGCTACGCGTCGCTCGACTACGAGCCGACCGGCGAGCAGACGGCGGCGCTGGTCAAGGTGGACATCCTGCTGCAGGGCGAGACGGTTGACGCGTTCTCGGCGATCGTGCACAAGGACAACGCCTACTCGTACGGCGTCGCCCTGGCCGGCAAGCTGAAGGAACTGATCCCGAGGCAGCAGTTCGAGGTGCCGATCCAGGCCGCGATCGGATCCCGGGTGATCGCCCGCGAGTCGATCCGCGCGATCCGCAAGGACGTGCTGGCCAAGTGCTACGGCGGTGACATCACCCGGAAGCGCAAGCTGCTCGAGAAGCAGAAGGAAGGCAAGAAGCGGATGAAGATGGTCGGCCGCGTCGAGGTCCCGCAAGAGGCCTTCATCGCCGCCCTCCGCACGTCGGAATCCGGCGAGAAAGCCGGCAAGAAGTAG
- a CDS encoding aminoglycoside phosphotransferase family protein yields MSVVIPEGLLVVASRGQDWADWLDRLPRLMRDLLDEWELRVDGTAAYGNCAIVVPVLAQGQRAVLKVQFPHWEAETEHLALRTWAGHGAVQLLRADPRRFALLLERLEPRDLTTIDALDACEIVGGTYKGLHVPAGPQYRTLSGELKRWVEGFRRLPASAPVPHRYVEQAISLAEDFIADPATDGRLIHTDLHYENMLAADREPWLVIDPKPLSGDPHYEVAPLIWNRWDEVDDVRFAVRQRFWTTVDAAGFDEERARAWVIVRQMLNVLWILESTSTDESLPQDWLTRNITIVKAIQD; encoded by the coding sequence GTGTCGGTCGTCATTCCTGAAGGCCTGCTCGTTGTCGCTTCGCGCGGGCAGGACTGGGCGGATTGGCTGGATCGGCTGCCGCGGCTGATGCGGGATCTCCTCGACGAGTGGGAGCTGCGCGTCGACGGTACGGCGGCGTACGGGAACTGCGCGATCGTCGTACCGGTGCTCGCCCAAGGGCAGCGGGCTGTGCTGAAGGTGCAGTTCCCGCACTGGGAGGCGGAGACCGAGCACCTCGCGCTGCGGACCTGGGCCGGCCACGGCGCCGTACAACTGCTGCGCGCGGACCCGCGCCGGTTCGCGCTCCTGCTCGAGCGTTTGGAACCGCGGGACCTGACGACGATCGACGCGCTCGACGCCTGCGAGATCGTTGGCGGCACCTACAAGGGGCTGCATGTGCCGGCGGGACCGCAGTACCGGACGCTGTCGGGGGAGTTGAAGCGCTGGGTGGAGGGCTTCCGGCGGCTGCCCGCGTCGGCGCCGGTGCCGCACCGGTACGTCGAGCAGGCGATCTCGCTGGCCGAGGACTTCATCGCCGACCCTGCGACCGACGGCCGGCTGATTCACACCGACCTGCACTACGAGAACATGCTCGCCGCGGACCGTGAACCGTGGCTGGTGATCGACCCGAAGCCGCTGTCCGGCGACCCGCACTACGAGGTCGCGCCCCTGATCTGGAACCGCTGGGACGAGGTCGACGACGTGCGGTTCGCCGTTCGGCAGAGGTTCTGGACCACGGTCGACGCTGCCGGTTTCGACGAGGAGCGTGCTCGCGCCTGGGTGATCGTCCGCCAGATGCTCAACGTGCTCTGGATCCTGGAGTCCACCAGCACCGACGAGTCCCTGCCCCAGGACTGGCTGACCCGCAACATCACCATCGTCAAAGCCATCCAGGACTGA
- a CDS encoding TetR/AcrR family transcriptional regulator, which yields MPTRMSGQERREQVLGIAEVEFAAAGLYGASTETIARRAGITQAYVFRLFGTKKLLFLECVDAAFERMRLAMVAAAGGTSGVEALAAMGQEYNDMLADRTTLLLQLQGTAAAAAGDGEVRDAVRASFARLWQSVADTAQLDPVTVKAFLAFGMLLNTNAALDLPQVDEPWSHQARTRIKPGLFTHITTDTNQ from the coding sequence ATGCCGACACGGATGAGCGGGCAGGAGCGGCGGGAACAGGTCCTCGGGATTGCCGAGGTGGAGTTCGCGGCCGCGGGGCTGTACGGCGCTTCGACCGAGACGATCGCGCGACGGGCCGGGATCACGCAGGCGTACGTGTTCCGGTTGTTCGGGACGAAGAAGCTGTTGTTCCTGGAGTGCGTCGACGCCGCGTTCGAGCGAATGCGGCTGGCGATGGTCGCGGCCGCCGGCGGGACGAGCGGGGTCGAGGCGCTGGCGGCGATGGGACAGGAGTACAACGACATGCTCGCCGACCGCACCACGCTGCTGCTTCAGTTGCAGGGCACGGCCGCGGCGGCAGCGGGTGACGGTGAGGTGCGGGACGCCGTACGGGCGAGCTTCGCGCGGCTGTGGCAGTCCGTCGCCGACACCGCGCAACTGGACCCTGTCACGGTCAAGGCGTTCCTTGCCTTCGGCATGCTTCTCAACACGAACGCGGCCCTGGATCTCCCGCAGGTGGACGAACCGTGGTCCCACCAGGCCAGAACCCGCATCAAACCGGGCCTCTTCACCCACATCACCACCGACACCAACCAATGA
- a CDS encoding MFS transporter, whose amino-acid sequence MNTKQVVRSPATLVSFLIFVGLVGAVIGSLGAPLITAVAEAYEVSLAASQWTLTIALLAGAVTTPVLGRLGSGPRRRTVVLVMLAVEVVGSLLTVIPLPFAFLLVGRALQGSGIGLVVLMMAVARDHLDEQRAARTIALLSVTTTAGIGIGYPLSGLLTDIAGVRAAYGLGLVITAGAFAAAVFALPQAPDRPSSRLDVRGAILLAIALPALLLVIGETGLWRHHAGLAVAILVAALLLLIGWTFLEIRTESPLVDIKLLRHPAVAAANLVMLTGGVGMYLLFSLITRYVQTPAAAGYGFGLNSFQAGLVLVPFSLLGFVAGRLIPAWRDRLGARLLLAASTAVVLAAFVLFALARSHLVEPILAIGILGFGVGAFSAAMPVVILAVTPAAETASAMSVNAVVRSVGFSTGSALGGLILATHTTGVFPRESGYGAAAWIGVAATATTLLIIAVLPLKRVDP is encoded by the coding sequence ATGAACACGAAACAGGTTGTGCGGTCTCCGGCGACGCTCGTGTCGTTCCTGATCTTCGTCGGATTGGTCGGGGCGGTGATCGGGAGTCTCGGTGCCCCGCTGATCACGGCTGTGGCCGAGGCGTACGAAGTTTCGCTCGCGGCCTCGCAGTGGACGTTGACGATCGCGTTGCTCGCGGGAGCTGTGACGACGCCGGTGCTCGGGCGGCTCGGGTCCGGCCCGCGGCGGCGGACCGTCGTACTGGTGATGCTGGCGGTGGAGGTCGTCGGCAGTCTGCTGACGGTGATCCCGTTGCCGTTCGCGTTCCTGCTGGTCGGCCGGGCGCTGCAGGGTTCCGGGATCGGGCTGGTTGTGCTGATGATGGCGGTCGCGCGAGACCACCTGGACGAGCAGAGGGCCGCGCGGACGATCGCCCTGCTCTCCGTCACGACGACCGCGGGGATCGGGATCGGCTACCCGTTGTCCGGTCTGCTCACCGACATCGCCGGCGTTCGCGCGGCGTACGGACTCGGCCTCGTGATCACCGCAGGCGCCTTCGCCGCGGCCGTCTTCGCGCTACCGCAGGCTCCGGACCGGCCGTCGTCCCGTCTCGACGTCCGCGGCGCGATCCTGCTCGCGATCGCCCTGCCCGCGCTACTGCTCGTCATCGGTGAGACCGGCCTGTGGCGCCACCACGCGGGCCTGGCCGTGGCGATCCTCGTGGCCGCGCTACTGCTCCTGATCGGCTGGACCTTTCTCGAGATTCGCACCGAGAGCCCGCTTGTCGACATCAAGCTCCTCCGGCACCCCGCCGTAGCCGCCGCCAATCTCGTGATGCTCACCGGCGGCGTCGGCATGTACCTGCTCTTCAGTCTGATCACCCGCTACGTGCAGACCCCCGCGGCGGCCGGCTACGGCTTCGGCCTGAACTCCTTCCAGGCCGGCCTCGTCCTGGTCCCGTTCTCGCTGCTCGGGTTCGTCGCAGGGCGGCTGATCCCGGCCTGGCGCGACCGACTCGGCGCGAGGCTGTTGCTAGCAGCAAGTACTGCGGTGGTCCTCGCCGCGTTCGTACTCTTCGCGCTCGCCCGGTCACACCTGGTCGAACCGATCCTTGCCATCGGCATCCTCGGCTTCGGCGTCGGCGCGTTCTCGGCCGCGATGCCGGTCGTCATCCTCGCCGTCACGCCGGCCGCCGAGACGGCCAGCGCGATGAGCGTGAACGCGGTCGTCCGGAGCGTCGGCTTCTCTACCGGCAGCGCCCTCGGCGGCCTCATCCTGGCCACGCACACGACGGGCGTCTTCCCCCGCGAGTCCGGGTACGGCGCGGCCGCCTGGATAGGGGTCGCCGCCACCGCAACCACCTTGCTCATCATCGCCGTACTCCCGCTTAAACGAGTGGATCCCTAG
- a CDS encoding MOSC domain-containing protein yields the protein MRLLTVNVVEKLIPGPKETGFTAIDKRPQSGRVRVGELGLAGDRVCDTKNHGGPDLALYAYAEEDANWWAAELGRDIPTGLFGENLRTEGIDISGALLGDVWRIGDEVEVMVRAPRIPCITFQHRMQEPHWVKRFHQAGCPGAYLKVLREGTIGAGDPIEIISRPDHEVTIAEMFSPQDPAKFRRMLDSGVDLMDELRDTAHRVLSRG from the coding sequence ATGCGGTTGTTGACGGTGAATGTGGTGGAGAAGCTGATCCCGGGTCCGAAGGAGACGGGGTTCACCGCGATCGACAAGCGCCCGCAGTCCGGCCGGGTCCGGGTCGGTGAGCTCGGTCTCGCCGGCGACCGGGTCTGTGACACCAAGAACCACGGCGGCCCGGATCTCGCGCTCTACGCGTACGCCGAGGAGGACGCGAACTGGTGGGCCGCCGAACTCGGCCGCGACATCCCGACCGGTCTGTTCGGCGAGAACCTGCGGACCGAGGGAATCGACATCAGCGGTGCGCTGCTCGGCGACGTATGGCGGATCGGCGACGAGGTCGAGGTGATGGTCCGCGCGCCGCGCATCCCTTGCATCACGTTCCAGCACCGCATGCAGGAACCCCACTGGGTCAAACGCTTCCACCAGGCCGGCTGCCCCGGCGCGTACCTCAAGGTGCTCCGCGAAGGCACGATCGGCGCCGGCGACCCGATCGAGATCATCAGCCGCCCGGACCACGAGGTCACCATCGCGGAGATGTTCAGCCCGCAGGACCCGGCGAAGTTCCGGCGCATGCTCGACTCCGGCGTAGACCTGATGGACGAACTCCGCGACACCGCCCACCGCGTTTTGTCTCGCGGATGA
- a CDS encoding MFS transporter: MKGVLPEAGPLRPLALATLLSRVGNGLLMTVSVLYFNRIIGLSIAQVGLGLTIAGLFGLLSAVPLGHLADRRGPRGLFVVLSLMVCALSLVYVFVHNFWQFLVVSIVLTMVDRGAGAVRAALIAAVTTGAGRVAARAYLRAVTNIGIMAGAGIGAFALHFDTGTAYRLMFVLDAVLSSIAAFVVLAIPRVAPQPHDDDGPVWIALRDRGYLAVAALNAGMSIHFAVLDVAIPLWVVDHTDAPRWTVALLLIINTIVVSLFQVRSSRGIADPMTAARATRTAGLLLLASMVLMAGATWGNAAIAIGLLAVGALVQVIAELLQSSGSFLLSFDLAPGHAQGQYQGVWNTSMSISSMLAPTVLALLPLGLGVPGWSILGVWFAVVGVLSVPVVRWAAARQAAGQLVGSR; encoded by the coding sequence GTGAAGGGGGTACTGCCGGAGGCTGGGCCGTTGCGGCCGTTGGCGCTGGCGACGTTGCTGAGCCGGGTCGGTAACGGCCTGCTGATGACGGTCAGCGTGCTGTACTTCAACCGCATCATCGGGCTGTCGATCGCGCAGGTCGGGCTGGGGCTGACGATCGCAGGGTTGTTCGGGCTGCTGTCCGCCGTACCGCTCGGGCACCTGGCGGATCGTCGCGGACCTCGCGGGCTGTTCGTCGTACTGAGCCTGATGGTGTGCGCGCTCTCGCTGGTCTACGTGTTCGTCCACAACTTCTGGCAGTTCCTGGTCGTGAGCATCGTGCTGACGATGGTCGACCGCGGCGCCGGGGCGGTCCGCGCCGCGTTGATCGCCGCCGTCACGACCGGCGCCGGCCGGGTCGCGGCCCGCGCGTACCTACGGGCCGTCACGAACATCGGCATCATGGCCGGCGCGGGCATCGGCGCGTTCGCGCTGCATTTCGACACCGGTACGGCGTACCGCCTGATGTTCGTGCTCGACGCCGTACTCAGCAGCATCGCGGCGTTCGTCGTCCTGGCGATTCCGCGGGTGGCGCCGCAACCCCACGACGACGACGGACCGGTGTGGATCGCGCTGCGCGACCGTGGGTACCTCGCGGTCGCCGCGCTCAACGCGGGCATGAGCATCCACTTCGCCGTACTCGATGTGGCGATCCCGCTCTGGGTGGTCGACCACACGGACGCCCCGCGCTGGACGGTCGCGCTGCTGCTGATCATCAACACCATCGTCGTCTCGCTGTTCCAGGTGCGCTCGTCGCGCGGAATCGCCGACCCGATGACGGCCGCCCGGGCCACCCGGACCGCGGGGTTGTTGCTGTTGGCATCGATGGTTCTGATGGCCGGCGCGACCTGGGGGAATGCGGCGATCGCGATCGGTCTGCTCGCCGTCGGTGCCCTGGTCCAGGTGATCGCCGAGCTGCTGCAGTCCTCAGGATCGTTCCTGCTCAGCTTCGACCTGGCGCCCGGTCACGCTCAGGGGCAGTACCAGGGCGTCTGGAACACCAGCATGTCGATCAGCAGCATGCTCGCGCCGACCGTCCTCGCCCTGCTCCCACTCGGCCTGGGCGTCCCCGGCTGGAGCATCCTCGGCGTCTGGTTCGCGGTTGTCGGCGTCCTGTCGGTTCCGGTCGTGCGCTGGGCCGCCGCGCGTCAGGCGGCCGGTCAGCTGGTGGGTTCGCGGTAG